A region of the Candidatus Pantoea floridensis genome:
CATAAAATCCACGACCTTTTTCTGCTCCGGCGACCAGCTGCCGGCGGTGCCGGTCACCCCGGCGCGCTGCAGCTGATGGCGGCGCAGCTCGCCCAGATGTACGCGCTGCACGTTCAGACGCGGAAACTCACGCAGTGCTCGGGCTATGTCGGACTGAACGGCCGGATCCGCGCAGTGTTCGGTAGACACGTACAGCTGCCCCTGATCCGGGTTGCTGTTGTCCAGATGCAGCCAGTTCACGGTACTTTCGGTAAATTCCATGACGTCTACCCCGCAAAGGCCAGTGACACGAGGCCGCCGCCGGCGCTGCTGACGGTGACCTCGCTGAAGGTGATTTTCGTGACCGTCCACCCGGTGCCCGGGATGCGGCTGCCCGCCTGCACCCGCACCTCGTTGCCGCCGTCAAGCCGCAGCGTGGCGGAGAGCTGCTGGCCGCCGGAGATTTCCACAATCAGCGGCGGTGCCTTGCTTTCCTGTGCCGGCTTCGCGTCGGCATTGTCTTTCACCGGCGCCGCCGGCTGCGGGTTGAACGGGCCGCCCAGCACCGCGTCGTAGCCATTTTTCTGCAGCTCGTTAAACGCCTTGGCCTGCGCCAGCTGCGCCTCATACAGCAGGGTTTTGGCCTGAATGTCCTCCAGGCGTCCCATGCTATTGTCCCGCCCGCCGGTGTCGGTGACGACAACCGTGGCGGCCGGCGCGAGGCCGGACGACGGTGCTTCGTTTCTGGCCACGCCCTGCGGGCTGAGGCCATCCGGTGCTGCCGGGGCGGCCACGGCCATCTGGCCGCTGATCAGCGCGGGCAGCAGCAGGTAACGCCACTTATTTCTCTGCATAGAGTGTTCCTTCCAGGGTATAGGTCAGCCGGCTGCTATGCAGTTCGGCCTTCACGGAACTCAGCCGCAGCCCGTTACCCGGGAAGCGCGATGCGTCAAACAGCCGGTCCGGCGGGATATCGGTGATAAAGGTGAAGCTGTAACGCTTCCACGGCAGCGGGATATGGTCCTGCCCGACCGTCTGTGTCAGCAAGATGGGCTCGCTGAAGCGCAGGTTTGCCCGCAGGCGCTGCGCGTAGCTGGTCATGCGGCGCAGCTGCTCGTCGCCTGGCAGCAGCGTTTCCGCCGGCGCAGGGGCAAAATGCACCGCTTCCTTAAAGGACGCGTCGTCCGAGGGGCCGGGCATGTTGAACGTGACCGGCGTACCCGGGCCGTAGAGCGCCGGCAGCCGGGCGGCAAAGTCGCCGACCGTGCCGCCGTCCGGCAGGGCATAGTGCAGCGTGAGCTGCCCGGTGGACTCGCACATCGCCTGGCGGAATACCCAGCCGGCGATTGACAGCGGCGCCTGACGCCACTGTTTCACGCACGCGCTGAGCATCCCCGAAAAGTCAGGCTGGCCGCCCCACGGCCGGGCGAGGCTGCCCGGTTTAGTCGCCGCGGCGGCTTTAGCCCGGACGAGCTCGGCCTGCACCCAGGCATCGTGTTCGGCCTTTTTCCTGGCCTCCAGCCAGTTGTTGCCATACCAGAGCGCGGCGGCGCACACCGCGCCCAGCAGCAGTAGGCGGGAGGCCGTGCGGCTGTCGGTTTTGTGCAGCTTCGCACGCGCCGGCACGGCGGCCGGTATCAGGTCCGCAAGCGGGTCGCGGCGGGCGTCAGGCACTTCCAGCAGGCTGTCCGGATCGAACACCGTCCAGCCCGATGACGGCGCCGGCGCCGTGGTGCGGAACCGTTCGGACGCGCGCAGCACCGTGGGCGCGTCCCCCACCATGTCGCCGTAGGGAGAGGGATGGCCGCCGGTGACCGCCATAAACCAGTACTTTCCGCCGGGAAGCAGAAACACGCCCCAGCAGTCCGCGGGCACGTTGCCGAGCACCGCCGCTGCCAGCGACGCGGGCCGTTTTCCCTTCGGCAGCATGTCCGCCTCGTCGGTGAGGCAGCCCAGCCAGGTGGCCGGATCGTCGCCCGTGCCCGCCGGCAGCGCCAGCCAGTGGCTCGCCAGCTGGTCGCGGGCCTCAATGCGCATGCGCCGGCGGCCGCGCGCGGCCACCCACTGCCAGTGCAGCCCGGCGACCAGCGGGGTTTTGCCTGCGGGCACCACGCTCACCGCCGGCGCCGGCGTCAGTTCTGACGTCATAAGAGCTCCTTAACCCAGCACCACGGGCGTCACGAGGATGATAAACATGCGGCGGCTGTCGTCACCGCGCGCGCCGCCGCCCAGGCCAAAGAAGTTGTAGCTGCCTGTGCCCTGACGGTTGGCCGAGTCGCTCAGCTGCTCGTAACCGCTCAGCACCAGCGTCTGGCCGGACTGCATGATCACGCGCTGGACGATGGTTTTCGGGGTGGTCTTCGCCAGCTGGGCATTCTGCCCGCCGGAGGTGAAGTCCTTGAACGTCGGGTCATCCGACATGCTGATGGAGAACTCCAGCTGCATCTTCGGTGAGTCAGGGAACAGCAGCGGCAGCGCCGTCATGTTAAAGCCGGTGGTGATGGTCGCCGTGGTGATGGAGGTGCTGGTCCCGACGTTCGCCGTCTGACTGGTGCTGATGTTCGGCACATAGTCCTGCTGGATGGCGTTCTGAACGGGCACAGCGGACAGGTTGGTGGTCAGCGCCGAGGCGGATGTCACCACGCTGAGCTTCGCCTGCTCGTCCAGCGCCTTCAGAAACGTCTGCGTACCCTCCCCCTTGCCGTCCAGAATGGCCACGCCGCCGCTCAGCGCGTCGGAGGCCGCGCCCGTAAACGGGCTGGTCAGGGACAGGCCCACGCTGCCGGTGTTCAGCACCGCGTTCCAGTCGATGCCCAGCTGGTTCTGGTGCCGGTTCTCCACGCTGAAAACCTTCACCGAAATCATTACCTGACGGTTCAGCTCGCGGTTACGATCGTCAATGTAGCGCCCGATGGCGTCCAGCACGCGCGGCGTGTCGGTCACCGTCAGCACGCCGGCGGAGAGATTCAGGCGCCCGGAGCCCGGCGTCAGCATCGACTTCACCGTATTTTCTACGTCCTTGAAGATGTTGGACTTGATGGTCGCCGTGGTGGTCTGAGTGGTGCTGTTGTCGCCGGTGCTGCCCCCGCCGCTGCCGCCGCTGGTCCCGGTGGTGGTCGTGGTGCCGCTCACCGTTTTCGACACGAAGCTCGCGTCGCTGTCCATGAAGTTAATGGCGAAGTTGCGGGTATCGAGCCAGAAAATGGCGATGTGCCCGTACTCGTAGCGCCACGACAGGCCGAGGCGCGTGGTTACGTTGTCCAGCAGGCCGCTAAGCGAGCCGTTCCAGCTGACGCCCCGCAGGCCGCCCTCGCCCTGCGGCACGGCGACCGGCCGGCCTGTTGTCTGCCCCATGGCGGCAAGCGGCACCATCCCGCTGGCATCGGGCGGCGGCAGCGTACCCGGCATCTTCTCGGTCCGGCCGCCGGCATCACCGCCGCCGGCCATCGCGGCCTGCGCGTCCGGCGTCACCACCACCGGGATGCGGCACTGGTCGGTAATGAAGGCGCTGACGTACGCCAGCGTGACGGTGCCGGGGCGGTTAATTTTGACCGTGCAGGGAGGCAGCGCCGGGCGCTGCCCGGCCACGCCGTTAATCGGCACGGGGTTGATCCACTGCGAGGTCAGGTCGCGCACGACCTGGCCGCTGTCGAGCGCGCGTTTGTGTTCGGCGGCCTGCGCTTCGGCAGCGGCCGCTCGTTTTTCCGTGGCGCCGACACGGTCCAGCGTGCTGCAGCTGCTGGCCAGCAGGCAGAGCATTGCCGCCGCGGTCAGCCGGTGAGGTATTTTCATTACGGTATCCTGTCAGGAAAAGAGAATCAGTTGACCCACACCACGCTGCCGTCGGGAATAGCGGCGGGGACGGTGATCTGCATGTCGGCACCGGTGCCGTCGAGCAGGCGCCGGGAGGCCACCCGCCCGGCCAGCGCTGAGCGGTGTGTCTGCGTGAGCAGCGCGGACATCAGTCCGGGCTGACTGGTGCGCCAGACAAACGTCCGGCCACCGGATATGAGGTTGTTCAGGCCGGCGACGTTTTTCCAGCCGGGCAGCTGCACGTCAGTCACGCTGACGTTGTCCGCCGCGGGGTTGCTGTACCGCCAGTCGTTGATGCGGTTCATGTAGCGCACCATCTGCGCGGCCTGCAGGCTCAGCGTCTGGTCCTGCAACTGCCCCGCCTGCTGAACGGCGCGCTGGTCAGGCGTGAGCCCTACCAGAAGCGCCCCCAAAAACAGCGCCAGCAGCCAGTACATGAACATTACTGCACCTCCTTATCGTCCACGGTCACCACGCACTGCGCGGCACGCACCCCGGCGTAAAGCGGAACCTTCGCCGTGCCGTAGAGGGTAAAGAGCCGGTTAAGCATCTCGCGGAAGCTGCCGTCAAAGTTCAACGGTGCATCCACCCGGTAGTTGGTCGGCGTGAGCCAGGCGATGGTCCAGGTTTTGATGCCCGGTACGGCACAGGTCTCCGCGACACCCTGGGTGTAGAGCCAGTCCTTCACGGTGCTGCCCGTCTCGATGCGCCAGTGCCGCAGCTGAACGGCGGCAGGCGCGATAGCCGGCGCGGCGGGGATGCGGGATGCCGGTGGGGCTGAGACTGGGGCAGCACCTTTATCACCGTGGAACGGATTACGGCCGGTAGCCGGCGATGGTACTTTCACCGTGTCGGCTGCTGTAGCCTTCGCGGGCGCAGCGGGCGGCACCGGTGGCGACACGTTCTTACCAGACGCTGGCGCGTTCTGCGCCTGCTGCGCCGGTTCAACGGTCACCGTCCGGGTCTTGTCGTTCAGGGTGATCTTCAGCCCGTGCGGCGCCAGCATCTTGTCGGCGACGTACTGCCAGCGATCGTTACCCGTCCAGCGCCACAGCTCTGGCGCGTCAGCAGAGACCGCCTTATCGAATGTCACGGTATGTCCGGGCGGCACGATTTTGCGCAGGGCCGCGCGCATCGTGGGGGCCGCGCCGTCCTGCCGGATAAAGCCGTCGGCCGGTCCGGTGCCCGCCGCGGAGGCCGGAGGTGAAGACGCGGACTTAGCCGTCAGCGCGGAAGCACCGGTGATGCCCGGCGTCAGAGGTCTGACAGGTTTCGCGGCGGGCGGGACCGGACGCTGCGCTGTGGGCCCGGTCTGGTGCACCCGGTACTGCATGGCGCTGATGTCGGCCGCGCTGCGCGAGAGCATGCTGTCGACCACGCTCCCGGAGGGCGGCCCGGTGTAAACCGTCTGCTGCGCGCAGCCGGTCAGCAGCAGGACCGGTATCAGCCCTGCCCGTTCGGTAAATGACATAGAGAGAACTCCGGATAACTCAGGGCTGCACCGTCTCTGCGGCGGCCGGAGCCGGACCAGCAAAAACCGTGCGGGAAGGCAGGCGGCAGCCTGCCAGTCAGAAGGGGCGTTATGGCGCCGGGTGCCTCCCGGTGCTCTGGCCAGACTGACAGACGCCAGAGCGGCATGACTTAGACTTGTAGCATCGCAATAATGAGTTATTAAACGATGTCAGTCTGACCGCGTGCGCTGGCCGCAGGTCCGCCACAACGCAAAGCGCACTGACCTGTAAGGGTGAGTGCGCTTTGCGTTATGAAGAGAAGTCTTCAGGTTCAGCCCGGCGTATTTCCGGGCTCCGGGTCAGTAGGCGCTGAGAATCCAGATGAGGAATCCACTACTCGTCTCTCTGATGCTCATAAGAGCGCCTTTATCAGGCAGCAGCATGCTCCCCGTGCTGGTATAACGAAGCCGGGCGCTGTCACCAGTCTCGACCTCTCCCGGCAATGGATGCTCAAGGCTGGCTTTAAGCGAGTAATCCATGATGAAAGCAGGCGGCTTTTGTTTAACCGAAGGGATATAGCGTGTTTTCAGACTGGCGCTGAACTGCCTTTCAGGCCACCTGGAAAACGCGCCAGCCCTGCCGTCGTCACCCAGCGGCCCCCGGCTGTGCAGCTGTCGTTCAACCTTACCGTATTTGTGCAGGACGCTCATGATTTCAGCTCTGTCAGCGGCATCCAGAACATACTGGCCGTTCCCGCCTGCATCATCCCCTTGGGGGGTTAAGTGCATATCGCTGATAACGGCGCTCATGGTGCCAGGCTGTGCCGGTTTAAATATCAGCGCAGTGATTTCAAAACGGTCAAGAATCTGGTCATAAGTTGCTCCGATGTCGCCGGCGGCATCAGAAGACAGGGCTGAGCCGGTCGCGCCCGTTATCAGGGCAAACGCAATCGCCGCACGCCACAGAAAGGAACGGTTCATAATGGGTATCCATGCTAGGTAGGGAGAATAAAACCCGCCGTCAGGCGGCGGATGCGGTGTTCTGCGATGTGATCAGAGTCGGAGCGGATGAAACGGCAGGAGATGACTCGCAGTGCTCAAACCAGAACCTCGTCAGCGGGGATAATCCGCTCGCACCAGCCAGACGACATACCCGTGATTAGCCTTCTGAATAATCAGCAGGGACGCACCGCTGTTAAGTACAACGCGCCCCGTGTTATGCGCCTTAACTGCGGGTTCATACGGTCCTGATGCAGGCTCTGCACGAACATCATAGCTGACCAGCCCCGAAGTGTTGCCTGATGAAGCGCGCGGTGTGAAGACCGCATCAAAATCACCTGACGGGTCGCGCAGACTCACGGGCAGATGCTCTCCCGTCGTAGTCATAGCTTCGGCGCGGGAGATCAAATCGAACGTGCCATGCTTACGGAAAAATGCAGGGATGGCGCCACTGTTAAGCGGTGAGATGATGCGACTCTCCGCAGCCCCTTCCCTGGCCTCTGAAGTTAAACCAGGCAACTGCTGGAGCGCCTCCGCCAGTGCCCCCGTGTGCGCGGGTTTATAGAAGCCGATAGTGACGTCAAAGTGCACGCACTCCGGGCAGTTCAGCGATGTCAGTCCATCAGGCATCCCGTTGCTTACTGGCGAAGAACAGGAGCTAACCAGCAGCGGGCATATAAGTGCAAGGCAAAGCGCCGCTCCGCGCATGAATGAACGGTACATAAAAATTATCCTGGGTAAGATTTAACGATAACATCCCCCGTCAGGCGGCGGATGCGGTGTTCTGTGATGTGATTAGAGTCGGAGCGGATGAAACGGCAGGAGATGACGCGCAGTTCTCAAACCAGAACACAACGGGTTCGGCTTTGACGCGGCAGAGCCCGAACCGTTCCGCTGTGCGGAAATTAGCGCTGTGGCGACGGGCCCGCTCCACCTGCTCGGCGAGCAGCGCGCGAAAGGCTTCCGGCGAGGCATTGCCCTTGGCGGTGCGGCATTCCTTACACACTGGCGCAATGCCCCCCTGGATATATTCCTCGCCAATAAATTCTGCATGCCACTCGCGGGCAGGCAGCTTGCTGCCGCAGAAGGCGCAGCGCCCTCTGAACTGCTCACGCAGCGCTTCCCGTTTTCGTTTTGTAAGGTTCATGTTATCCCCTGATTGTCCTCTGAATACGTCCCGCATCTCACAGATGCCTGTTATGTAATATCAGCTCGGCCAGAACCGCACCGGGCTGACCCACTCCCGAAGGAGTGAGCCCGCACAGACTGCTCTGCGTCATCTTTGCGTATGTGGCGTATTACGGCAGGGAAACCCGTTCGCGCCTTCAGTTCCCTGAAGAGCTAATCATCACCAGTTGCAGGGGGCCCGACGGATCGCCCCGGGGCCTGCAGTGGCTACGTCGAACTGATTCGCAGGGAGAATAATATGAAACTGGTTAACAACCCGTTCGCTGCTGCGCGTGTGCGCAACGCTAATACACTCCGGAAACTGAATTTCCGGAAACCGGCACCGCGAATCCCGCAGGTGAATCCAGAAAAGGTGTATCGAACTGATTCGTTGGGATATGGACGTACTACCCGACATTCCGACTTTGAGTTGTGCCCGTCAGCGAAATAAGCGACCTGAAATGCATGCCTCAGTCGCTTATAACCTGCCCCGTATTGCTTTGGGTTCCCCT
Encoded here:
- the pilP gene encoding type IV pilus biogenesis protein PilP; translated protein: MQRNKWRYLLLPALISGQMAVAAPAAPDGLSPQGVARNEAPSSGLAPAATVVVTDTGGRDNSMGRLEDIQAKTLLYEAQLAQAKAFNELQKNGYDAVLGGPFNPQPAAPVKDNADAKPAQESKAPPLIVEISGGQQLSATLRLDGGNEVRVQAGSRIPGTGWTVTKITFSEVTVSSAGGGLVSLAFAG
- the pilO2 gene encoding type 4b pilus protein PilO2 — translated: MTSELTPAPAVSVVPAGKTPLVAGLHWQWVAARGRRRMRIEARDQLASHWLALPAGTGDDPATWLGCLTDEADMLPKGKRPASLAAAVLGNVPADCWGVFLLPGGKYWFMAVTGGHPSPYGDMVGDAPTVLRASERFRTTAPAPSSGWTVFDPDSLLEVPDARRDPLADLIPAAVPARAKLHKTDSRTASRLLLLGAVCAAALWYGNNWLEARKKAEHDAWVQAELVRAKAAAATKPGSLARPWGGQPDFSGMLSACVKQWRQAPLSIAGWVFRQAMCESTGQLTLHYALPDGGTVGDFAARLPALYGPGTPVTFNMPGPSDDASFKEAVHFAPAPAETLLPGDEQLRRMTSYAQRLRANLRFSEPILLTQTVGQDHIPLPWKRYSFTFITDIPPDRLFDASRFPGNGLRLSSVKAELHSSRLTYTLEGTLYAEK
- the pilN gene encoding PilN family type IVB pilus formation outer membrane protein translates to MKIPHRLTAAAMLCLLASSCSTLDRVGATEKRAAAAEAQAAEHKRALDSGQVVRDLTSQWINPVPINGVAGQRPALPPCTVKINRPGTVTLAYVSAFITDQCRIPVVVTPDAQAAMAGGGDAGGRTEKMPGTLPPPDASGMVPLAAMGQTTGRPVAVPQGEGGLRGVSWNGSLSGLLDNVTTRLGLSWRYEYGHIAIFWLDTRNFAINFMDSDASFVSKTVSGTTTTTGTSGGSGGGSTGDNSTTQTTTATIKSNIFKDVENTVKSMLTPGSGRLNLSAGVLTVTDTPRVLDAIGRYIDDRNRELNRQVMISVKVFSVENRHQNQLGIDWNAVLNTGSVGLSLTSPFTGAASDALSGGVAILDGKGEGTQTFLKALDEQAKLSVVTSASALTTNLSAVPVQNAIQQDYVPNISTSQTANVGTSTSITTATITTGFNMTALPLLFPDSPKMQLEFSISMSDDPTFKDFTSGGQNAQLAKTTPKTIVQRVIMQSGQTLVLSGYEQLSDSANRQGTGSYNFFGLGGGARGDDSRRMFIILVTPVVLG
- the pilM gene encoding type IV pilus biogenesis protein PilM, coding for MFMYWLLALFLGALLVGLTPDQRAVQQAGQLQDQTLSLQAAQMVRYMNRINDWRYSNPAADNVSVTDVQLPGWKNVAGLNNLISGGRTFVWRTSQPGLMSALLTQTHRSALAGRVASRRLLDGTGADMQITVPAAIPDGSVVWVN
- a CDS encoding TcpQ domain-containing protein, giving the protein MSFTERAGLIPVLLLTGCAQQTVYTGPPSGSVVDSMLSRSAADISAMQYRVHQTGPTAQRPVPPAAKPVRPLTPGITGASALTAKSASSPPASAAGTGPADGFIRQDGAAPTMRAALRKIVPPGHTVTFDKAVSADAPELWRWTGNDRWQYVADKMLAPHGLKITLNDKTRTVTVEPAQQAQNAPASGKNVSPPVPPAAPAKATAADTVKVPSPATGRNPFHGDKGAAPVSAPPASRIPAAPAIAPAAVQLRHWRIETGSTVKDWLYTQGVAETCAVPGIKTWTIAWLTPTNYRVDAPLNFDGSFREMLNRLFTLYGTAKVPLYAGVRAAQCVVTVDDKEVQ
- a CDS encoding HNH endonuclease produces the protein MNLTKRKREALREQFRGRCAFCGSKLPAREWHAEFIGEEYIQGGIAPVCKECRTAKGNASPEAFRALLAEQVERARRHSANFRTAERFGLCRVKAEPVVFWFENCASSPAVSSAPTLITSQNTASAA